The region CGGGGGACCGGGCGCGGCCTCGATCTGGCTGCACATGGGCTCTTATGGACCGATGCGGATCGAGGCGCCGGCGCCGGGAGAGGTGCTGAGCGCGCCTTACGCACTCAAGGCGAACGACCAGACCTTGCTGGGAGACACCGACCTGGTGTTTCTCGATGCGATCAGTACCGGCTACTCGCGCACCTTCGATCCCGGCGACGTCTCGCGCTATTGGGGCAACGACCAGGATGCGGACGCCTTCGCCGAGGCGATCAAGCGCTATCTCGACATCAACGATCGCTGGAATTCGACCAAGTACCTCTTCGGCGAGTCCTACGGGACGACACGGAGCGCGATCCTGAGCCATCGCCTGCACGAGGAAGGCATCGACCTCTCGGGCGTGATCCTGATGTCCTCGATCCTGAACTTCGCGCAGCGTGCGCCGGGGCTCGACCGGATGGCGATCAACCATATCCCGACTTACGCGGCAACTGCCTGGTACCACGGCAAGGTTGCGGCCCCGGGCAACGATGTCGCGGCGCTCGTCGCCGAGGCCCGCGCCTTTGCTTCGGGGCCCTACACGCTGGCACTGGCAAAGGGACATGCGATATCGGCGCAGGAGAAGCGCGCCGTTGCTGACCGGTTGGCCGCGCTCACGGGTATCTCCGCCGATTACTACCTGCATTCGGACCTGCGCATCATGCCCGAGCGGTTCCGCAAGGAACTGCTGCGCGAGCGCGGAGCCGTGATCGGCGGCTTCGACACGCGCTACGAGGCGTTCGAGGCGGACGGCATGGCCGATGCGGTGGCGAGCAGTCCCGACGATGCGGCGATAGGCGGGGCCTATGTGATGTTGCTGCGGCAGTATCTCTCGCAGGAGCTCGGGTACCGGACCGATCTCGATTACGTTGTCTCGAATAGCGGTCCGATGTTCCGGCAGTGGGACTGGAGCCACCAGCCGCCTGCAGGGCCCCGGCAGAACGCGCTTGCCAATGTCGCGGGCGATCTTGGCGTGGCGATGCGGACCAACCCGAAGCTCAGGGTGCTCTCGCTCAATGGCTACTACGACCTCTCGACCCCGTTCTTCGCCACCGAGTTCGACCTGTCGCACCTTTACCTTCCACCTGCGCTGCAGCAGAACATCGACATGCGCTTCTATGCTTCGGGCCACATGCTCTACCTCGAGCCCGACGCGCTCGTGAAGACGCGCGACGCGATTGCGGATTTCGTGTCGCGCGACAGGTGAGGGCTGGCCGCAAGGCCGCCGTCGTCCTGACGGGAAGGGGCTCGGAGCATGTCCCGCGCCGGGGCCAGCTTGCTGTGCGTCGGGCATCGGTGCGCGCGGTGTGTCGACGACAGCCTGAAAAATGCGCCAAACGATTGCATCTCGCCTGAAAGTTGCAAAACCCGCTTGACATCTTCTGATAATAAATATCGTATACGATATAGCACCGGGGGAGGGCCCGGTACGGATCAGAGGATATAGAGATGAAATTGCGCAGGTCTTCGGCAACGCATCTGCGAGCTCTGCTCCTGTTGAGCAGCTTTGCCGTCAGCGTCCCCAGTTTCGGGCAGACGCAAGGTTTCAACGCGGAAGAGGATGCGAGCGCAGCCCGGGCAAGCGACATCGTCGTCACCGGTACCCGCATCCGCCGTGCAGCCGCCGAGAGCCCGTCGCCGATCGCGGTCGTCAATGCAGACCAGATCAAGGCTACCGGCACCCAGAACATCACCGACGTCGTCAACCAGCTTCCCGCGCTCGCGGTGACGCAGACCAACCAGACCAGCAACCTT is a window of Novosphingobium aureum DNA encoding:
- a CDS encoding S10 family peptidase, with translation MSIRFETRKSAAATRLAAACLAGLAIASPPAAAARPQGKAEAGSEVTANAVVAVREVARVPVEEQAVTTRHAIEVRGQRIAYAATAGTLTLRDKAGLPGASMFYVAYVADRPKGSKPRPLTFVYNGGPGAASIWLHMGSYGPMRIEAPAPGEVLSAPYALKANDQTLLGDTDLVFLDAISTGYSRTFDPGDVSRYWGNDQDADAFAEAIKRYLDINDRWNSTKYLFGESYGTTRSAILSHRLHEEGIDLSGVILMSSILNFAQRAPGLDRMAINHIPTYAATAWYHGKVAAPGNDVAALVAEARAFASGPYTLALAKGHAISAQEKRAVADRLAALTGISADYYLHSDLRIMPERFRKELLRERGAVIGGFDTRYEAFEADGMADAVASSPDDAAIGGAYVMLLRQYLSQELGYRTDLDYVVSNSGPMFRQWDWSHQPPAGPRQNALANVAGDLGVAMRTNPKLRVLSLNGYYDLSTPFFATEFDLSHLYLPPALQQNIDMRFYASGHMLYLEPDALVKTRDAIADFVSRDR